From Halichondria panicea chromosome 12, odHalPani1.1, whole genome shotgun sequence, a single genomic window includes:
- the LOC135345365 gene encoding uncharacterized protein LOC135345365 isoform X1, which yields MSESAEYKAFKDCHSSLLTCIKQSPKDVCDHLLPFEILAPNDRDYLKNDHHDDGDKARRILDAVLLQIKNDPQVFHSFVSALEAAGRFTKAGVQELNHELQRRNQEQCDQTQRIEDNSYENSPMSLLQPLPGLAVTEEAGSVFELPTMDDGDGGTLPDPLEHPPDDAEVGADLRAAATSRQVAPTADSFGGQLLQTFQSEEIEQVIELLSQAESQSIDLIGVSDADGKTLLHLACRKNWMDWHGIVGSLVENHHCDVAAVDEDGNTPLHEVYQCGNLPSVEYLLSLPSCNPDAINKQEYTVLRMALEKNDKKTVAQLLATGRVDPRKGSSCGHTYSELLAMNQLQPQPQDYDGSALQMVIQFAECMEGNNHVRQPFTSYCLHKMLHKILKNRDQVTITRIVDRIKENMLPLPEEPDKIHNLIIDIQSLSDEFDIRGEPTNVVDIQIRKKGGREIFQRDIQQESINTTQNVTVPADVEDQETSDYPNASEESMGNTLGLQNFVILADNEEQEIPDYYSNASDELPMLQPSRTEEQNTTQNDECCQITLKACVCSYCCCFIVSLILGICGAVLYDGYSLVGTTNVVQIHRQSVPLIGIQDPSTNFVRLSEIITSGTDLVTIIFYKLSDCSSSTAFIGVEINEIMTVNFSSPTIKSKAVTELYLAGNTTLTVNINVIPSTNSFTAVVVFDNLRNYLNFISSSSLDNYYFMDCIANETSQTKINLIFNKTSYYYIGLYTDIPTETTTFTVHMVGTILQYDITKGSTFCFISSLDDLSCDFSPNSNQQTCIVGSVPPIYTDTPFGIRRATVEYYTALNSNTATNTLFFIPLMLSCLWVCFVGCFLVVIPPQQHQAAHN from the exons ATGTCTGAGTCAGCTGAGTACAAAGCATTCAAGGATTGTCACAGCAGTCTTCTTACTTGTATTAAGCAGTCTCCTAAAGATGTCTGTGATCATTTACTCCCTTTCGAGATCCTAGCACCGAACGATCGAGATTATCTTAAGAATGACCACCATGATGATGGTGACAAAGCTCGACGAATACTTGATGCTGTGCTACTTCAGATAAAAAATGATCCACAGGTTTTCCATTCATTTGTTAGTGCTCTTGAAGCAGCTGGTAGGTTTACGAAGGCTGGTGTACAAGAACTCAACCATGAATTACAGAGACGAAATCAAGAACAGTGCGATCAAACTCAAAGAATAGAAGATAATA GCTATGAGAACAGTCCAATGAGCCTACTACAACCATTACCCGGGTTAGCTGTGACTGAAGAAGCTGGGTCAG TTTTTGAGTTACCTACCATGGACGATGGAGATGGAGGGACACTACCTGATCCATTAGAGCACCCTCCTGATGACGCTGAAGTGGGAGCGGACCTCAGAGCAGCTGCAACAAGTCGACAAGTAGCACCCACTG ctgATTCATTTGGAGGACAATTGCTACAAACTTtccaaagtgaagaaattgaACAAGTCATTGAGCTTCTATCCCAGGCTGAAAGTCAGTCCATTGATCTGATAGGTGTGTCTGATGCAGACGGCAAAACTCTCCTTCATCTTGCTTGTCGCAAAAACTGGATGGACTGGCATGGCATTGTGGGTAGCCTTGTCGAAAATCACCATTGTGATGTTGCAGCAGTGGATGAAGATGGGAACACACCCCTTCATGAGGTATATCAATGCGGCAATCTCCCATCCGTAGAGTACCTGCTTAGTCTACCTAGTTGTAATCCTGATGCAATCAACAAGCAGGAGTACACTGTACTGAGAATGGCCCTTGAGAAAAATGACAAGAAAACTGTGGCACAACTTCTAGCGACAGGACGAGTTGATCCTAGAAAAGGTAGCTCATGCGGTCATACATACTCAGAATTGCTTGCAATGAATCAGCTCCAACCACAACCACAAGATTACGATGGCTCAGCTCTTCAAATGGTGATCCAGTTTGCAGAATGCATGGAGGGTAACAATCACGTTCGCCAACCGTTCACTTCTTATTGCTTGCATAAAATGCTTCACAAGATCTTGAAGAATCGTGATCAAGTTACAATTACTAGAATAGTAGACCGCATTAAAGAGAACATGTTACCTCTTCCAGAAGAACCTGATAAGATTCATAATTTGATTATTGATATTCAAAGCCTCTCAGACGAGTTTGACATACGTGGGGAGCCCACTAATGTTGTGGATATTCAAATAAGAAAGAAAG GAGGTAGAGAAATCTTTCAACGTGATATTCAACAAGAGAGCATAAACACAACTCAGAATGTTACTGTTCCAGCTGATGTTGAAGATCAGGAAACATCTGACTACCCTAATGCAAGTGAG GAGAGTATGGGAAATACCCTAGGGCTTCAGAATTTCGTAATTCTAGCAGATAATGAAGAACAGGAAATACCTGACTACTACTCTAATGCAAGCGATGAACTACCGATGTTGCAACCTTCACGTACAGAG GAGCAGAATACAACACAAAATGATGAGTGTTGCCAAATTACATTGAAAGCATGCGTATGCAGTTACTGTTGTTGTTTTATTGTCTCTTTAATTCTTGGAATATGCGGTGCAGTATTGTACGATGGCTATTCACTTGTTGGTACTACTAATGTGGTACAAATTCATCGGCAATCTGTGCCACTGATTGGAATACAGGATCCATCGACTAACTTTGTTAGGCTATCCGAAATAATTACTAGTGGAACAGACTTAGTTACCATTATCTTCTATAAGTTAAGCGATTGCTCTTCTTCAACTGCATTTATAGGCGTCGAGATCAATGAGATAATGACTGTAAACTTTAGCTCTCCAACTATCAAGAGCAAAGCTGTTACTGAGTTGTATCTGGCAGGAAACACTACACTTACTGTAAATATCAATGTCATCCCCTCAACAAATTCTTTTACGGCCGTCGTTGTTTTTGACAATCTTAGAAACTACTTAAACTTCATTTCAAGCTCTTCGTTGGACAATTACTATTTTATGGATTGCATTGCTAACGAAACATCACAAACTAAGATCAATTTAATTTTCAACAAAACATCGTACTACTATATTGGTTTGTACACAGACATTCCGACTGAAACTACTACTTTTACTGTACACATGGTTGGGACAATTCTTCAATATGACATTACAAAAGGAAGCACTTTCTGCTTTATAAGCTCTCTTGATGATTTAAGTTGTGATTTTTCTCCGAATTCCAACCAGCAAACTTGTATTGTTGGTTCTGTGCCGCCTATATACACTGATACACCATTTGGAATAAGAAGAGCAACTGTAGAGTATTACACTGCTCTCAACTCAAATACAGCAACCAACACTTTATTTTTTATTCCTTTAATGCTATCTTGTTTATGGGTTTGTTTTGTGGGCTGTTTTCTGGTAGTTATACCACCTCAGCAGCATCAGGCAGCACACAACTAA
- the LOC135345365 gene encoding uncharacterized protein LOC135345365 isoform X4: protein MSESAEYKAFKDCHSSLLTCIKQSPKDVCDHLLPFEILAPNDRDYLKNDHHDDGDKARRILDAVLLQIKNDPQVFHSFVSALEAAGRFTKAGVQELNHELQRRNQEQCDQTQRIEDNSYENSPMSLLQPLPGLAVTEEAGSVFELPTMDDGDGGTLPDPLEHPPDDAEVGADLRAAATSRQVAPTADSFGGQLLQTFQSEEIEQVIELLSQAESQSIDLIGVSDADGKTLLHLACRKNWMDWHGIVGSLVENHHCDVAAVDEDGNTPLHEVYQCGNLPSVEYLLSLPSCNPDAINKQEYTVLRMALEKNDKKTVAQLLATGRVDPRKGSSCGHTYSELLAMNQLQPQPQDYDGSALQMVIQFAECMEGNNHVRQPFTSYCLHKMLHKILKNRDQVTITRIVDRIKENMLPLPEEPDKIHNLIIDIQSLSDEFDIRGEPTNVVDIQIRKKGGREIFQRDIQQESINTTQNVTVPADVEDQETSDYPNASACTVIT from the exons ATGTCTGAGTCAGCTGAGTACAAAGCATTCAAGGATTGTCACAGCAGTCTTCTTACTTGTATTAAGCAGTCTCCTAAAGATGTCTGTGATCATTTACTCCCTTTCGAGATCCTAGCACCGAACGATCGAGATTATCTTAAGAATGACCACCATGATGATGGTGACAAAGCTCGACGAATACTTGATGCTGTGCTACTTCAGATAAAAAATGATCCACAGGTTTTCCATTCATTTGTTAGTGCTCTTGAAGCAGCTGGTAGGTTTACGAAGGCTGGTGTACAAGAACTCAACCATGAATTACAGAGACGAAATCAAGAACAGTGCGATCAAACTCAAAGAATAGAAGATAATA GCTATGAGAACAGTCCAATGAGCCTACTACAACCATTACCCGGGTTAGCTGTGACTGAAGAAGCTGGGTCAG TTTTTGAGTTACCTACCATGGACGATGGAGATGGAGGGACACTACCTGATCCATTAGAGCACCCTCCTGATGACGCTGAAGTGGGAGCGGACCTCAGAGCAGCTGCAACAAGTCGACAAGTAGCACCCACTG ctgATTCATTTGGAGGACAATTGCTACAAACTTtccaaagtgaagaaattgaACAAGTCATTGAGCTTCTATCCCAGGCTGAAAGTCAGTCCATTGATCTGATAGGTGTGTCTGATGCAGACGGCAAAACTCTCCTTCATCTTGCTTGTCGCAAAAACTGGATGGACTGGCATGGCATTGTGGGTAGCCTTGTCGAAAATCACCATTGTGATGTTGCAGCAGTGGATGAAGATGGGAACACACCCCTTCATGAGGTATATCAATGCGGCAATCTCCCATCCGTAGAGTACCTGCTTAGTCTACCTAGTTGTAATCCTGATGCAATCAACAAGCAGGAGTACACTGTACTGAGAATGGCCCTTGAGAAAAATGACAAGAAAACTGTGGCACAACTTCTAGCGACAGGACGAGTTGATCCTAGAAAAGGTAGCTCATGCGGTCATACATACTCAGAATTGCTTGCAATGAATCAGCTCCAACCACAACCACAAGATTACGATGGCTCAGCTCTTCAAATGGTGATCCAGTTTGCAGAATGCATGGAGGGTAACAATCACGTTCGCCAACCGTTCACTTCTTATTGCTTGCATAAAATGCTTCACAAGATCTTGAAGAATCGTGATCAAGTTACAATTACTAGAATAGTAGACCGCATTAAAGAGAACATGTTACCTCTTCCAGAAGAACCTGATAAGATTCATAATTTGATTATTGATATTCAAAGCCTCTCAGACGAGTTTGACATACGTGGGGAGCCCACTAATGTTGTGGATATTCAAATAAGAAAGAAAG GAGGTAGAGAAATCTTTCAACGTGATATTCAACAAGAGAGCATAAACACAACTCAGAATGTTACTGTTCCAGCTGATGTTGAAGATCAGGAAACATCTGACTACCCTAATGCAA GTGCATGTACGGTTATTACTTGA
- the LOC135345365 gene encoding uncharacterized protein LOC135345365 isoform X2 produces MSESAEYKAFKDCHSSLLTCIKQSPKDVCDHLLPFEILAPNDRDYLKNDHHDDGDKARRILDAVLLQIKNDPQVFHSFVSALEAAGRFTKAGVQELNHELQRRNQEQCDQTQRIEDNSYENSPMSLLQPLPGLAVTEEAGSVFELPTMDDGDGGTLPDPLEHPPDDAEVGADLRAAATSRQVAPTADSFGGQLLQTFQSEEIEQVIELLSQAESQSIDLIGVSDADGKTLLHLACRKNWMDWHGIVGSLVENHHCDVAAVDEDGNTPLHEVYQCGNLPSVEYLLSLPSCNPDAINKQEYTVLRMALEKNDKKTVAQLLATGRVDPRKGSSCGHTYSELLAMNQLQPQPQDYDGSALQMVIQFAECMEGNNHVRQPFTSYCLHKMLHKILKNRDQVTITRIVDRIKENMLPLPEEPDKIHNLIIDIQSLSDEFDIRGEPTNVVDIQIRKKGGREIFQRDIQQESINTTQNVTVPADVEDQETSDYPNASEVHVRLLLDAGEYGKYPRASEFRNSSR; encoded by the exons ATGTCTGAGTCAGCTGAGTACAAAGCATTCAAGGATTGTCACAGCAGTCTTCTTACTTGTATTAAGCAGTCTCCTAAAGATGTCTGTGATCATTTACTCCCTTTCGAGATCCTAGCACCGAACGATCGAGATTATCTTAAGAATGACCACCATGATGATGGTGACAAAGCTCGACGAATACTTGATGCTGTGCTACTTCAGATAAAAAATGATCCACAGGTTTTCCATTCATTTGTTAGTGCTCTTGAAGCAGCTGGTAGGTTTACGAAGGCTGGTGTACAAGAACTCAACCATGAATTACAGAGACGAAATCAAGAACAGTGCGATCAAACTCAAAGAATAGAAGATAATA GCTATGAGAACAGTCCAATGAGCCTACTACAACCATTACCCGGGTTAGCTGTGACTGAAGAAGCTGGGTCAG TTTTTGAGTTACCTACCATGGACGATGGAGATGGAGGGACACTACCTGATCCATTAGAGCACCCTCCTGATGACGCTGAAGTGGGAGCGGACCTCAGAGCAGCTGCAACAAGTCGACAAGTAGCACCCACTG ctgATTCATTTGGAGGACAATTGCTACAAACTTtccaaagtgaagaaattgaACAAGTCATTGAGCTTCTATCCCAGGCTGAAAGTCAGTCCATTGATCTGATAGGTGTGTCTGATGCAGACGGCAAAACTCTCCTTCATCTTGCTTGTCGCAAAAACTGGATGGACTGGCATGGCATTGTGGGTAGCCTTGTCGAAAATCACCATTGTGATGTTGCAGCAGTGGATGAAGATGGGAACACACCCCTTCATGAGGTATATCAATGCGGCAATCTCCCATCCGTAGAGTACCTGCTTAGTCTACCTAGTTGTAATCCTGATGCAATCAACAAGCAGGAGTACACTGTACTGAGAATGGCCCTTGAGAAAAATGACAAGAAAACTGTGGCACAACTTCTAGCGACAGGACGAGTTGATCCTAGAAAAGGTAGCTCATGCGGTCATACATACTCAGAATTGCTTGCAATGAATCAGCTCCAACCACAACCACAAGATTACGATGGCTCAGCTCTTCAAATGGTGATCCAGTTTGCAGAATGCATGGAGGGTAACAATCACGTTCGCCAACCGTTCACTTCTTATTGCTTGCATAAAATGCTTCACAAGATCTTGAAGAATCGTGATCAAGTTACAATTACTAGAATAGTAGACCGCATTAAAGAGAACATGTTACCTCTTCCAGAAGAACCTGATAAGATTCATAATTTGATTATTGATATTCAAAGCCTCTCAGACGAGTTTGACATACGTGGGGAGCCCACTAATGTTGTGGATATTCAAATAAGAAAGAAAG GAGGTAGAGAAATCTTTCAACGTGATATTCAACAAGAGAGCATAAACACAACTCAGAATGTTACTGTTCCAGCTGATGTTGAAGATCAGGAAACATCTGACTACCCTAATGCAAGTGAG GTGCATGTACGGTTATTACTTGATGCAGGAGAGTATGGGAAATACCCTAGGGCTTCAGAATTTCGTAATTCTAGCAGATAA
- the LOC135345365 gene encoding uncharacterized protein LOC135345365 isoform X3, producing MSESAEYKAFKDCHSSLLTCIKQSPKDVCDHLLPFEILAPNDRDYLKNDHHDDGDKARRILDAVLLQIKNDPQVFHSFVSALEAAGRFTKAGVQELNHELQRRNQEQCDQTQRIEDNSYENSPMSLLQPLPGLAVTEEAGSVFELPTMDDGDGGTLPDPLEHPPDDAEVGADLRAAATSRQVAPTADSFGGQLLQTFQSEEIEQVIELLSQAESQSIDLIGVSDADGKTLLHLACRKNWMDWHGIVGSLVENHHCDVAAVDEDGNTPLHEVYQCGNLPSVEYLLSLPSCNPDAINKQEYTVLRMALEKNDKKTVAQLLATGRVDPRKGSSCGHTYSELLAMNQLQPQPQDYDGSALQMVIQFAECMEGNNHVRQPFTSYCLHKMLHKILKNRDQVTITRIVDRIKENMLPLPEEPDKIHNLIIDIQSLSDEFDIRGEPTNVVDIQIRKKGGREIFQRDIQQESINTTQNVTVPADVEDQETSDYPNAREYGKYPRASEFRNSSR from the exons ATGTCTGAGTCAGCTGAGTACAAAGCATTCAAGGATTGTCACAGCAGTCTTCTTACTTGTATTAAGCAGTCTCCTAAAGATGTCTGTGATCATTTACTCCCTTTCGAGATCCTAGCACCGAACGATCGAGATTATCTTAAGAATGACCACCATGATGATGGTGACAAAGCTCGACGAATACTTGATGCTGTGCTACTTCAGATAAAAAATGATCCACAGGTTTTCCATTCATTTGTTAGTGCTCTTGAAGCAGCTGGTAGGTTTACGAAGGCTGGTGTACAAGAACTCAACCATGAATTACAGAGACGAAATCAAGAACAGTGCGATCAAACTCAAAGAATAGAAGATAATA GCTATGAGAACAGTCCAATGAGCCTACTACAACCATTACCCGGGTTAGCTGTGACTGAAGAAGCTGGGTCAG TTTTTGAGTTACCTACCATGGACGATGGAGATGGAGGGACACTACCTGATCCATTAGAGCACCCTCCTGATGACGCTGAAGTGGGAGCGGACCTCAGAGCAGCTGCAACAAGTCGACAAGTAGCACCCACTG ctgATTCATTTGGAGGACAATTGCTACAAACTTtccaaagtgaagaaattgaACAAGTCATTGAGCTTCTATCCCAGGCTGAAAGTCAGTCCATTGATCTGATAGGTGTGTCTGATGCAGACGGCAAAACTCTCCTTCATCTTGCTTGTCGCAAAAACTGGATGGACTGGCATGGCATTGTGGGTAGCCTTGTCGAAAATCACCATTGTGATGTTGCAGCAGTGGATGAAGATGGGAACACACCCCTTCATGAGGTATATCAATGCGGCAATCTCCCATCCGTAGAGTACCTGCTTAGTCTACCTAGTTGTAATCCTGATGCAATCAACAAGCAGGAGTACACTGTACTGAGAATGGCCCTTGAGAAAAATGACAAGAAAACTGTGGCACAACTTCTAGCGACAGGACGAGTTGATCCTAGAAAAGGTAGCTCATGCGGTCATACATACTCAGAATTGCTTGCAATGAATCAGCTCCAACCACAACCACAAGATTACGATGGCTCAGCTCTTCAAATGGTGATCCAGTTTGCAGAATGCATGGAGGGTAACAATCACGTTCGCCAACCGTTCACTTCTTATTGCTTGCATAAAATGCTTCACAAGATCTTGAAGAATCGTGATCAAGTTACAATTACTAGAATAGTAGACCGCATTAAAGAGAACATGTTACCTCTTCCAGAAGAACCTGATAAGATTCATAATTTGATTATTGATATTCAAAGCCTCTCAGACGAGTTTGACATACGTGGGGAGCCCACTAATGTTGTGGATATTCAAATAAGAAAGAAAG GAGGTAGAGAAATCTTTCAACGTGATATTCAACAAGAGAGCATAAACACAACTCAGAATGTTACTGTTCCAGCTGATGTTGAAGATCAGGAAACATCTGACTACCCTAATGCAA GAGAGTATGGGAAATACCCTAGGGCTTCAGAATTTCGTAATTCTAGCAGATAA